The DNA sequence CCAACGGCGGCCAGATCTCCGTCAGCCACGCCGAGCCATGGGCCAACCCCTCCGCGCCGCTCAAGGTGCTGCAGTGGCTGGGCAAGGAAGACGCGCCGCTGCTGTTCCGCCTGCGCGCCGATCCGCAGCAGTGGCGCTGGGGCCTGCAGTTCCTGCGCGAATGCACGCCCGCCCGCACCCGCCACAACATCGCGCAGATCGTCCGCCTGGGCACCTACAGCCGCGACACGCTGCAGCAACTGCGGCGCGACCTCGGCCTGCAATACGACCAGCGCACCCAGGGCATCCTGCACTTCTACACCAGCCAGAAGGAGTTCGACGCCGCCGAAGCCCCCGCGGCGCAGATGCGCGATCTGGGCTGCGACCGGCGCGTGATCTCGGCGGACGAAGCCGTGCGGCTGGAGCCGGCGCTGCGCCACATCCGGCCGCAGCTGGCCGGGGCGACCTTCACCTCGGAAGACGAGTCGGGCGATGCGCGCCAGTTCACGCTCGCGCTGGCCGAGCGCTGCCGGCAGGACGGGGTGCGCTTCCTGATGGGGCACCACGTCATGGCGCTGCGCGAGGTGGGTGGCCGGATCGACCATGTCGAGGTGACCGATGCTGACGGGGCGTTCCAGCGGCTGCGCGCCGATGCGTTTGTCCTGGCCATGGGCAGCTTCAGCCCGCTGCTGGCACAGCCGCTGGGCATCCGGCTGCCGATCTACCCGGCCAAGGGCTACTCGGTGACGATGCCGGTGAAGGACGCGGCGATGGCGCACCAGGTCTCGCTGACCGACGACGAGTACAAGCTCGTCTTCTCGCGCCTGGGCGACCGCCTGCGCATCGCCGGCACGGCGGAGCTGAACGGCTACAGCCGCGACCTGAACCGCGTGCGCTGCGAGGCGATCGTGCGGCGCACGGAACAGCTTTTCCCCGGCGCGGGCGACACGGCGCAGGCGCAGTTCTGGACCGGCCTGCGCCCCGCGACACCGAGCAACGTGCCGATCATCGGCCAGTCCCGCGTCCCGAACCTGTTCCTCAACACCGGCCACGGCACGCTCGGCTGGACCCACGCCTGCGGCTCGGGCAAGAGCGTGGCGCGCATCGTCAGCGGACTGGCGCCGGAGCTGGAGTTCGCCTTCACGCGCCCCTGACCCCCACCCTCGTCATCCTCGCGAAAGCGAGGACCCACCCGCCACTCCCCCCTCAGAACCCCGAGCCAGGTTGCTTCAGGAACTCGGCTTCCTCGGCGGTATTCGTCCGGCCAAGCGCCGCATTCCGATGCGGAAACCGCCCGAACCGCGCCACGATCACCCGGTGCCGCTCGGCCCATTCCAGCAAGCCCGCCAGCGCCGGTTCGTCCCGGCCGAGCTGCGCGAACAGGCGGATCGACTCGTCCTGGTCGGCGAGCGCTTCTGCGTGCTCGAAGGGCAGGTAGACGAACTGGCGCTGCACCCCGGTCAGCGTCCTGTCCGCACCAGACGCGACCAGCGATTTCGCCAATGACAGCGCCCGCGGATCGCCCGCGAAGGCGCGCGGCGTGTCGCGGCCCGTGTTGCGGGTGAACTGGTCGAGGACGAGGATCAGCGCGAGCGTGCCGGTGGGGGTGGCGGTCCAGTCCTGCAGGCCGCAGGCAAGGGCTTCGTCGATCAGCGGGCCGAAGCGGCGGGCGATCTCGGCGTCGTGCTGGGGGTCCTTGCGGAACCACTCGGGGCGGGAGTGGATGTGGGCGGGGTCGGTGGCGGGGCCGAACCAGAAGTCGAGGATGGCGCTTGGGTTGGGTTGCATGGCGATCGATGGTACGACTGGTTTCACGATGGCAGGACTCTGCATCCACGAGAAAAAACTGCTAGCGTCGTGGACTGTCCCGAGTCACCACCAAGGAACCCCGCATGACCATCTCCATGTCCTCCGCCAGCCTCCCCGTCTTCACCACCATGCTGCGCAACCTGAGCCACTGCATGGACAAGGCCGAAGCGTCCGCCGCCGCCCGCAAGTTCGACGTGAACGTGCTGGTGCAGGCCCGCCTGGCGCCAGACATGCTGCCGTTCGCCTCGCAGGTGCGCATCGCCTGCGACGCCGCGAAGCTGGCCGCCGCGCGCCTCGGCGGCCTCGACGCCCCCAAGTTCGCCGACGACGAAACCACCTTCGCCCAACTGCAGGAGCGCATCGCCAGGACGCTGGCGTTCCTCGTCACCGTGCCGCCCACCGCCCTCGACGGCACCGAGGACAAGGACATCACCTTCCCCGTCGGCCGCGACGGCTCGACCCGCACGATGAAGGGCGAGGACTACCTGAAGCACTGGGCGCTGCCGAACGTGTTCTTCCACGTCACCACCGCCTACGCGCTGCTGCGCCACAACGGCGTGGACCTGGGCAAGGTGGATTACCTGGTGGGGGCTCAGGCTGCGGCCTGAACCAGCCAGAACCCGACCACCGCCGCGATCAGCAGCGCCGCCACGAACCCGTGGTTGCGCTGTGCCAGATCCGGGCCGGCGCCGGGAATCCGCCCGGTGAGCATCGGCCGCGCCGCATTGGTCCGGCGCAGCAGGCTCAGCAGCGCGATCAGGCCGATGTGCCCCAGCACCAGTGCCAGCATGCCGTTGGCGAACAGTTCGTGCGTTTCCTCCAGCACCTCGCCGACCAGATCGCCACCCCATTCGTTGTAGGTCGCGTAACCACTGAGCGTCAGTGGCACGACGGTCACCATCAGCGCCAGCACGGCCAGCGCCATGCCCAGGTTCTGCGCCTGCCGGCCGTTGAACTGCCCGGCGCGGGCGCTCGCCAGCCACGGCTTCAGCCCCGAGAGCTTGCGCAGCAGCAGCCCGAGCCGCGCTTGCCGCGGCCCGACCAGCCCCCACACGATGCGGAACGCCAGCAACCCGGCCAGCGTGTAGCCCAGCGTGACGTGCACCAGCCGCCAGTGCTCGGACTCGGCGGTCAGGTACGCGCCGGTGAAGCACAGCGCGAACAGCCAGTGGAAGACGCGGGTCGGCGCATCGGTGACACGGCGGGTCGGGGTGGTCGTGGTCGCGCCAGCAGAGGCAGCGTTCAGGGTGGAACTGGTCATTTCGGAATCCTCACGCGGTCTTCGTCGAAATCGCCCTTGTCGGCGCCAGCGTGGCAGGCCATGCAGTTGGACGCGCTCTTGATCGAGGCGCGTTTCCAGACGCTGGCGCCGACCTCGTCGTGCTGCCGGATGAACCAGGCGGAGCGGGTGATGCGGTCCTCGGGCGGCGGGGTGGCGCTGACGCGGCGGCCGGTGCCGGCGTTGTCGGTGAGCCAGCGGGTGATGAGCTTGACCGACGCGGCGTCGAGCGAGGCGTCCGTGCCGTAGTGCTTGTCCAGACCGCCCATCAAGCGCGTCCACGACGCCGCCGGCAGCATCCCGGGCGGGTAGGCCATGTGGCAGGCCGCGCATTCCTGCTGGTATTGCGGCAGGGTGGGCACGCGCAGGGCCCGGTGGTGGTCGTCGTCGGCGAATGCGGACGGTGCGAGCAGCGCGGTGGTCAGGAGCAGGGCGAGGGGTGGGCGCATGGGGTGGGTTCCCGCTTGCGCGGGAATGACGGTGAGGGGAACAGTGGGCTCAGCGCTTCTGGGCGATGAGGTAGGCGAGGACGTCGGCCTTTTCGGCGGCGCTGCACTCGCGGCTCACGACGTCCTTGCAGTTGCGGCGGAACCACTTGTCCACCTTGGCTTCGTCGGTGAAGGCCTTGGCGTTGAAGGCGGGGGCCATCGGGGCAATGGGCTTGCTGGTGCTGGCGTGCTTGCCTTCGGTGGTCGGCGGCGCGTTGTGGCAGGACGAGCAGGACCACTCGCCGCCGTGCTTGCTGGTGAAGAACACCCGCCCGCGTTCCGCACTGGCCGGCGCGCCAGCGGCCACGGTCCAGCGCTGGAGCTGGGCGTCGGGCGTCGTGTCACCCGCTTCGGCCGGCATCGCCAGCAGCAGCGAAGCGGCCACGGCCGCGAGGGCGGTGAGCGTGGTGCGGACCAGGTGGGGACGGGCGGAAGGGGTGCGGTAGGAGTGCATGGCTGCATTCTGGAAAACCGCGGCTGTACCTTGTCTGAATCGACCGTTTACCTGGGGTTCAGATTCGGATGTGGACAATCCGGGGTGCAAGTGCCGGACGGTCTGGCGCGGAAGGATCTCGGAATGTCGAAGCGGGCCCTGCAACAGCTGGGAATGGCGGCGGTGCTGATGGCGGCCTGCTGCAGTCCCGCCGTGTCCATCGCCCGCGAGCGGGACGACCATGAGCGCGCCCGGCAGGCGGTCGAGGCGGGCCAGATCCTGCCGCTCAAGGCGATCCTGGCGCGGGTGGAACGCGACATGCCGGGCGAGGTGCTCGAAGTCGAGCTGGAGCAGCAGGACAGCGGGGTCTGGATCTACGAACTCAAGGTGCTGCAACCCGGCGGTGTGCTGACCAAGCTCAAGCTGGACGCCCGAACCGGCGCCATGCTGAAGACCCGCGCCCAGCGCGCTGGCACCCGCGAACGCGGCCATGAACGCGATCGCGAAAGAGACTGATTGATGCGCATCCTGGTGGTGGAAGACGAAGCAACGCTCGCAGCCCAGCTGCAGCAGGCGCTGGCCGACGCCGGCTACACCAGCGAACTCAGCCGCGACGGGCGTGACGCCTGGTACCGCGGCGAGGTCGATGCCTTCGACGCGGTGGTGCTCGACCTGGGCCTGCCGGAGATCGACGGCCTGACCGTGCTGAAGCGCTGGCGCGCGGCGGGTCGGCGGATGCCGGTGCTGATCCTGACCGCGCGCGACAACTGGCACGAGAAGGTGACCGGCATCGACGCCGGGGCCGACGACTACCTGACCAAGCCCTTCCACATGGAAGAGCTGCTGGCCCGGCTGCGGGCGCTGATCCGGCGCGCGGCGGGGCAGGCCTCGGCGCAGCTGTGCTGCGGTGCGGTGCAGCTCGACACGCTGAGCGGCCGTGTCACGGTGGACGGACAGGCCGTGACGCTGACCAGCCACGAGTACAAGGTGCTCGCCTACCTGATGCACCGGCCGAACCGCATCGTCTCGCGCGTGGAGCTGATCGAGCACCTCTACGCGCAGGACTTCGACCGCGAGTCCAACACCATCGAGGTCT is a window from the Sphaerotilus montanus genome containing:
- a CDS encoding D-amino acid dehydrogenase; amino-acid sequence: MQVIVLGAGLLGTTSAHFLRQLGHDVTVIDRQAAPAAETSFANGGQISVSHAEPWANPSAPLKVLQWLGKEDAPLLFRLRADPQQWRWGLQFLRECTPARTRHNIAQIVRLGTYSRDTLQQLRRDLGLQYDQRTQGILHFYTSQKEFDAAEAPAAQMRDLGCDRRVISADEAVRLEPALRHIRPQLAGATFTSEDESGDARQFTLALAERCRQDGVRFLMGHHVMALREVGGRIDHVEVTDADGAFQRLRADAFVLAMGSFSPLLAQPLGIRLPIYPAKGYSVTMPVKDAAMAHQVSLTDDEYKLVFSRLGDRLRIAGTAELNGYSRDLNRVRCEAIVRRTEQLFPGAGDTAQAQFWTGLRPATPSNVPIIGQSRVPNLFLNTGHGTLGWTHACGSGKSVARIVSGLAPELEFAFTRP
- a CDS encoding DUF924 family protein is translated as MQPNPSAILDFWFGPATDPAHIHSRPEWFRKDPQHDAEIARRFGPLIDEALACGLQDWTATPTGTLALILVLDQFTRNTGRDTPRAFAGDPRALSLAKSLVASGADRTLTGVQRQFVYLPFEHAEALADQDESIRLFAQLGRDEPALAGLLEWAERHRVIVARFGRFPHRNAALGRTNTAEEAEFLKQPGSGF
- a CDS encoding DUF1993 domain-containing protein, with the protein product MTISMSSASLPVFTTMLRNLSHCMDKAEASAAARKFDVNVLVQARLAPDMLPFASQVRIACDAAKLAAARLGGLDAPKFADDETTFAQLQERIARTLAFLVTVPPTALDGTEDKDITFPVGRDGSTRTMKGEDYLKHWALPNVFFHVTTAYALLRHNGVDLGKVDYLVGAQAAA
- a CDS encoding cytochrome b/b6 domain-containing protein, producing the protein MTSSTLNAASAGATTTTPTRRVTDAPTRVFHWLFALCFTGAYLTAESEHWRLVHVTLGYTLAGLLAFRIVWGLVGPRQARLGLLLRKLSGLKPWLASARAGQFNGRQAQNLGMALAVLALMVTVVPLTLSGYATYNEWGGDLVGEVLEETHELFANGMLALVLGHIGLIALLSLLRRTNAARPMLTGRIPGAGPDLAQRNHGFVAALLIAAVVGFWLVQAAA
- a CDS encoding diheme cytochrome c, with protein sequence MRPPLALLLTTALLAPSAFADDDHHRALRVPTLPQYQQECAACHMAYPPGMLPAASWTRLMGGLDKHYGTDASLDAASVKLITRWLTDNAGTGRRVSATPPPEDRITRSAWFIRQHDEVGASVWKRASIKSASNCMACHAGADKGDFDEDRVRIPK
- a CDS encoding DUF1924 domain-containing protein; translated protein: MHSYRTPSARPHLVRTTLTALAAVAASLLLAMPAEAGDTTPDAQLQRWTVAAGAPASAERGRVFFTSKHGGEWSCSSCHNAPPTTEGKHASTSKPIAPMAPAFNAKAFTDEAKVDKWFRRNCKDVVSRECSAAEKADVLAYLIAQKR
- a CDS encoding PepSY domain-containing protein, with the protein product MSKRALQQLGMAAVLMAACCSPAVSIARERDDHERARQAVEAGQILPLKAILARVERDMPGEVLEVELEQQDSGVWIYELKVLQPGGVLTKLKLDARTGAMLKTRAQRAGTRERGHERDRERD
- a CDS encoding response regulator transcription factor, whose translation is MRILVVEDEATLAAQLQQALADAGYTSELSRDGRDAWYRGEVDAFDAVVLDLGLPEIDGLTVLKRWRAAGRRMPVLILTARDNWHEKVTGIDAGADDYLTKPFHMEELLARLRALIRRAAGQASAQLCCGAVQLDTLSGRVTVDGQAVTLTSHEYKVLAYLMHRPNRIVSRVELIEHLYAQDFDRESNTIEVFIGRLRRKLPAELIETVRGLGYRLNA